One Bacteriovorax sp. PP10 DNA window includes the following coding sequences:
- a CDS encoding tetratricopeptide repeat protein translates to MKNLLLILVCFVFSFINESYADQIKLKSEPTDAVIYIRDLNGTIKNKIGKTPYEGNIQEIASTYAKSNFFILVLEKEGYEGQSILLNDLFKSDIELSMNLVAKEDILEFRKLDKNINDLFESQRLLRAQQYDEALVLLKSIEKEQPKLSIVPEMIGSTLYLSKDHKGSLTWYEKAYRMNPENKDAFMMKSYLRKSLGGSDAK, encoded by the coding sequence ATGAAGAATTTACTATTAATCCTTGTTTGTTTTGTATTCAGCTTTATTAACGAAAGTTACGCTGACCAAATTAAACTTAAGAGTGAGCCCACTGATGCAGTTATCTACATCCGTGACTTAAACGGGACAATTAAAAACAAAATTGGAAAAACTCCTTATGAAGGAAATATCCAGGAAATAGCTTCGACATATGCAAAATCAAATTTTTTCATTCTGGTTTTAGAGAAAGAAGGCTACGAAGGTCAGTCTATTCTTCTCAACGACCTGTTTAAAAGTGATATTGAATTGAGCATGAACTTAGTAGCGAAAGAAGATATTTTAGAATTTAGAAAGCTGGATAAAAATATTAATGACCTGTTTGAATCGCAGAGACTTCTAAGAGCTCAGCAATACGACGAGGCATTGGTCTTATTAAAGAGCATTGAAAAAGAACAACCTAAATTATCAATAGTTCCTGAGATGATCGGGAGCACTTTATATTTATCAAAAGACCACAAAGGATCATTAACTTGGTATGAAAAAGCATACCGTATGAATCCTGAAAACAAGGATGCCTTCATGATGAAGAGTTATCTAAGGAAATCGTTAGGAGGAAGTGATGCTAAGTAA
- a CDS encoding DUF7844 domain-containing protein gives MKLKQLMFIMALCTSAHAGEFKLLTNIKSDAVSGVLKEITAELPTSMKETIGKPVTVEFKNLNKVSLSGIDNNCSENIIVGRDIMLDSNSTIEVENVFAKEIQKGNRKINCNHKDIRTYMKATIVHELAHMYDQKKKISKSPLFLNIGGWIAKGLIIKKRTNLNQLNERSPDRYEFKNSAETFAVNFEYFLYDSEFKCRRQTYYEYYANIFGAKPGIEKSCESIKKIVVTAGISNTKTEASLVRDMDFSRLYQVHYLFAGKGKAAMSRFGHAMYRLVFCAPGKAKGPSCMNDTAYHVVLSFRANVQDITTSYTKGMNGEYPSQLFFLPLTDVINEYTKGEFREVTSLPLKLTDTQAQRFVTRASELFWGYKGKYFFLTNNCATEALYLLKVARGEDNDLQVKNITTPSGLYSYLIDMGLGDTSVLTDIKSAEKKGFFFPGVGEKILTSLKVLGITEKDFAKFVENNKSAKRMKIYQTAIDKSESKLKMTANALRVEDLIAQSEEIKFAKKIGDLIFGEDADPTLKADLGEKVIELQHLQDQLSADHYLKAGYGVPLAGEFDSIPQAKIDEVGSLSVEYASKMKDLVMEYFPEEVKEIQAIAVNRGNLINMIALINNGAL, from the coding sequence ATGAAGTTAAAGCAACTTATGTTCATTATGGCCCTATGTACATCTGCTCATGCAGGTGAATTCAAGCTTTTGACCAACATTAAGTCAGATGCTGTTTCAGGCGTCCTTAAAGAGATTACTGCCGAACTCCCTACCAGTATGAAGGAGACCATCGGAAAACCTGTCACAGTCGAGTTTAAGAACTTAAATAAGGTATCACTGAGTGGTATTGATAATAACTGTTCAGAGAACATTATCGTTGGACGCGATATCATGCTGGACTCTAACAGCACGATTGAAGTTGAAAATGTTTTCGCAAAAGAAATCCAGAAAGGTAACCGCAAAATTAACTGCAACCATAAAGATATCAGAACATATATGAAGGCAACGATTGTTCACGAACTTGCCCACATGTATGACCAAAAGAAAAAGATCTCTAAGAGTCCCCTATTCCTTAATATCGGTGGATGGATTGCAAAAGGTCTGATCATTAAAAAAAGAACGAATCTTAATCAATTAAATGAGCGCTCTCCTGATAGATATGAATTCAAAAATAGCGCAGAAACGTTTGCTGTTAACTTTGAATACTTTCTTTATGATTCAGAATTCAAGTGCCGCAGACAAACTTATTATGAATACTATGCAAATATCTTTGGTGCAAAACCAGGAATTGAAAAAAGCTGTGAATCGATTAAGAAGATTGTCGTAACTGCGGGAATCAGCAACACAAAAACAGAAGCATCTTTAGTTCGCGATATGGATTTCAGTCGTCTTTACCAGGTTCATTATTTATTTGCCGGTAAAGGAAAAGCAGCGATGAGCCGATTTGGCCACGCGATGTACCGCCTGGTGTTCTGTGCTCCTGGAAAAGCAAAGGGCCCATCATGTATGAACGATACTGCCTACCATGTAGTTTTAAGCTTTAGAGCAAACGTTCAGGACATCACAACAAGTTATACAAAAGGCATGAACGGAGAATACCCTTCTCAATTATTCTTTCTTCCATTAACTGATGTTATTAATGAATACACGAAAGGTGAATTCCGCGAAGTAACGTCTCTACCTTTAAAGTTAACAGACACTCAAGCACAAAGATTTGTCACTCGTGCTTCAGAATTATTCTGGGGATATAAGGGTAAATACTTCTTCCTAACAAATAACTGCGCGACAGAAGCTCTTTATCTTTTAAAAGTTGCCAGAGGTGAAGACAACGATCTTCAGGTAAAAAACATTACAACACCATCAGGTCTTTATAGCTACCTGATTGATATGGGTCTAGGAGATACTTCTGTTCTAACCGATATCAAATCAGCTGAGAAAAAAGGATTCTTCTTTCCTGGTGTTGGTGAAAAAATCCTAACTTCGTTAAAAGTTCTTGGGATCACAGAAAAAGACTTTGCTAAATTTGTTGAAAACAATAAATCGGCAAAGAGAATGAAAATTTACCAAACGGCGATTGATAAGAGTGAATCAAAATTAAAAATGACTGCCAATGCTTTAAGAGTTGAAGACCTGATTGCTCAGTCTGAAGAAATTAAATTTGCTAAGAAAATTGGAGACCTGATTTTTGGTGAAGACGCTGACCCAACATTGAAAGCAGACTTAGGTGAAAAAGTTATTGAACTTCAACACCTGCAAGACCAATTGAGTGCAGATCATTATTTAAAAGCAGGATACGGAGTTCCACTAGCGGGAGAATTTGATTCTATTCCACAGGCAAAAATTGATGAAGTGGGAAGTCTGTCTGTTGAATACGCTTCGAAAATGAAAGACCTGGTTATGGAATATTTCCCTGAAGAAGTTAAAGAAATTCAGGCGATCGCTGTTAACCGTGGCAATTTGATTAACATGATTGCTTTAATCAATAACGGCGCACTTTAA